From Sporosarcina sp. Te-1, the proteins below share one genomic window:
- a CDS encoding site-specific integrase, translating into MGELIQVQSLVESKKTNDAIQQQIDKKSQMYEGDFKLFMQYAEQNKESISFKTLELYLYHTVESGLKLSTFNKRSAGIKHFLVNTYGLNETAEQKERIALLRRMYNDAQYAEQKMVKGQSAQPKQEVMAMIEKLDTRAKAISLFNLITACRPSEMINIKIGNIDFSNRSVDIYMQKQSEWKTKRLTLECVNAVRAYIKEYGLTDESYLVGKVDRYNKYHNTKISDTAYRKSIHKWLGFAPYTLRKTQITAMHEVGADLATIAKQSGHKNLETINKHYLEVNDRTVDKYL; encoded by the coding sequence ATGGGAGAATTAATTCAAGTTCAATCGCTTGTCGAGAGCAAGAAGACAAATGATGCCATTCAACAGCAGATTGATAAGAAGTCACAAATGTATGAAGGGGACTTCAAGCTCTTCATGCAGTACGCAGAGCAGAACAAAGAATCAATATCATTCAAAACACTGGAACTATACTTGTACCATACGGTGGAAAGTGGATTGAAGCTAAGCACTTTCAACAAGCGTTCAGCAGGCATTAAGCACTTCCTAGTCAATACATATGGATTGAATGAGACAGCGGAGCAGAAGGAGCGTATCGCTCTCTTAAGGCGGATGTACAATGATGCCCAGTATGCAGAACAAAAGATGGTTAAAGGTCAATCGGCACAACCAAAGCAGGAAGTCATGGCAATGATTGAAAAGCTAGATACTAGAGCCAAAGCCATTTCGTTGTTCAATCTGATTACAGCCTGTCGTCCTTCTGAAATGATAAATATCAAAATTGGAAATATTGATTTTAGCAATCGTTCAGTGGATATTTACATGCAGAAACAGAGCGAATGGAAGACTAAACGTTTAACGCTTGAATGTGTAAACGCTGTTCGTGCTTACATAAAGGAATATGGTCTGACTGATGAAAGCTATCTTGTTGGTAAAGTTGATAGATACAACAAATATCACAACACGAAAATCAGTGACACAGCTTATAGAAAGTCAATTCACAAATGGCTAGGCTTTGCACCATACACGCTACGCAAGACACAGATAACAGCTATGCATGAGGTAGGAGCAGACCTAGCAACAATAGCAAAACAAAGCGGTCATAAGAACCTAGAAACAATCAATAAACACTACCTAGAGGTCAATGACAGGACAGTAGATAAATATTTGTAA
- the arr gene encoding NAD(+)--rifampin ADP-ribosyltransferase → MDDNKNILDPGPFFHGTKAKLEIGDLLEPLHFSNYQDKKSNHIYFTATLDAAKWGAELAKSNSKERIYIVEPLGDFENDPNLTDKRFPGNPTRSYRSTSPLKIVAELGTWERHSGEQINHMVTSLQKLSEEGKNVIYD, encoded by the coding sequence ATGGATGACAACAAAAACATTTTAGATCCAGGACCTTTCTTTCATGGTACAAAAGCAAAACTGGAAATTGGAGACCTTCTCGAACCTTTGCACTTCTCCAATTATCAGGATAAAAAATCCAACCACATCTATTTTACCGCAACATTAGACGCTGCTAAGTGGGGTGCTGAATTAGCTAAATCCAATTCAAAAGAGAGAATTTATATCGTAGAACCGTTAGGTGATTTTGAAAATGATCCGAACTTAACGGACAAACGATTTCCCGGAAACCCGACACGCTCCTATCGGTCTACATCTCCTCTGAAAATAGTAGCAGAATTAGGCACATGGGAAAGACATTCTGGTGAACAAATAAATCATATGGTTACATCTTTACAAAAGTTAAGTGAAGAAGGGAAAAATGTTATTTACGATTAA
- a CDS encoding GNAT family N-acetyltransferase — protein MIELRKITHDNFEAVLKLSITDEQKGNVDSSIYCLAKAYVKILNDEKPPMIFAICNNDEVIGYVDIGFFELAESAFLCEKYGDKSTYGLNRFMIDKKHQGKGFGKQAMMKVIDYIKSFPQGKADAVATSYWMVNEAARKLYASVGFVETGAIWDGQTFGDWNAERKDIEYAEVGARLGL, from the coding sequence ATGATTGAATTAAGAAAAATTACCCACGATAATTTTGAGGCAGTGTTGAAGTTAAGCATAACAGACGAGCAGAAAGGAAATGTGGATTCCAGCATATATTGTTTGGCTAAAGCCTATGTAAAGATACTCAACGACGAAAAACCTCCTATGATCTTCGCTATATGCAACAATGATGAAGTCATAGGATATGTCGATATTGGATTTTTCGAACTGGCGGAAAGTGCATTTTTATGTGAAAAATATGGAGATAAATCTACATATGGACTTAATCGCTTTATGATTGATAAAAAGCATCAAGGCAAAGGATTTGGCAAACAAGCAATGATGAAAGTTATTGATTACATAAAGTCGTTTCCACAAGGAAAAGCCGATGCAGTTGCTACATCATATTGGATGGTAAACGAAGCCGCCCGGAAGTTGTATGCGTCTGTCGGTTTCGTTGAAACAGGAGCGATATGGGACGGACAAACATTTGGTGATTGGAATGCAGAAAGAAAAGATATAGAGTATGCAGAAGTAGGTGCCAGACTCGGATTATAA
- a CDS encoding three component ABC system middle component yields the protein MQISNDTYNNELIGGISMLSILKEFKKITLTKALLIIPFYTHQQSLRVLRNNNIKIRSIEEFIIKYPSYFSNYNERFYSLLTVSINSIILLNKMGLITIEDNCIILNEENEFSYEKKDIGNRACEILKAGRKLSYILKDDEENLYLQLKVEI from the coding sequence ATGCAAATAAGTAATGATACCTATAATAATGAATTGATTGGGGGGATTTCAATGTTATCTATTTTAAAAGAATTTAAAAAAATTACGTTGACGAAAGCATTATTGATAATCCCATTTTATACACATCAACAATCCTTGAGGGTTTTAAGAAATAATAATATTAAAATCAGAAGTATAGAGGAATTCATCATAAAATATCCTTCATATTTTTCTAATTATAATGAAAGATTTTACTCATTACTTACTGTATCAATTAATAGCATAATTTTATTAAATAAAATGGGACTCATCACTATTGAAGACAATTGCATCATACTTAATGAAGAAAATGAATTTTCTTATGAAAAAAAAGATATAGGAAATAGAGCATGCGAAATTTTAAAGGCTGGCCGTAAATTGTCATATATATTGAAAGATGATGAAGAAAATCTATATTTACAATTGAAGGTGGAAATATGA
- a CDS encoding Crp/Fnr family transcriptional regulator, producing MVDILFKYMSDLTSISEDEQRAISASLRIDEYKRGEYLLRQGDLSAVKCYYVLKGCVRQFSIDESGKEVTTNFFTEEQAIPIINEKTSGELSKYSLACIEDCILVVGDVDSENMMFHKYPQLEIMIRKMMEINLGEMQEQIGEFISSSPEERYKTVLRKRPLLIERVPQHQLASYLGITPESLSRIKKRIKESDR from the coding sequence ATGGTTGATATACTATTCAAATATATGTCTGACTTAACTTCAATCAGTGAAGATGAACAGCGGGCAATTTCTGCAAGTTTAAGAATCGATGAATACAAAAGAGGAGAATATCTTCTTAGACAAGGAGATCTTTCCGCCGTTAAGTGTTATTACGTTTTAAAGGGGTGTGTTAGGCAGTTTTCTATAGATGAATCCGGTAAAGAGGTAACAACCAATTTTTTTACTGAGGAACAAGCTATCCCAATTATCAACGAAAAGACTTCAGGTGAGCTGTCAAAGTATTCATTAGCCTGTATCGAAGATTGTATATTAGTTGTGGGCGACGTTGATTCTGAAAATATGATGTTTCACAAATACCCACAACTTGAAATAATGATACGAAAAATGATGGAGATCAACCTTGGTGAAATGCAAGAACAAATTGGTGAATTTATCAGCTCTTCTCCAGAAGAACGATATAAAACCGTTTTAAGAAAACGCCCTCTGTTAATTGAACGTGTACCACAACATCAATTGGCTAGTTATCTTGGAATTACTCCTGAATCATTAAGTAGAATAAAAAAGCGTATTAAAGAAAGCGATCGTTAA
- a CDS encoding DUF3732 domain-containing protein, which translates to MRFIFKQLTLWLNNGSIRKLEFEENKVNVITGASGTGKTEIMAIIDYCFFASETKIAEEKINENVNWYGVTFEINKSTYTIARKSFTDKKVSDTYYFSPVGEIPELPFENNNTDNIKKVIENEFSIDKNVVIPYGGRHIKAGTKVSFKYFQLFTSQSENVIVNSEVYFDKQNKGRYREALERVFDIAFKIDTVENMLIDEKVTSLTRDINRLERKQTIIDSEKSLFENDMKRDIKRARELQLISNEYIPANMYLDSLKEITKTVYSFDINKDKEELVRKKSDLLLKIKNLKRLENEYKKYIEVEKSNYDSLKPVNYIKENYYGLLNFPETAMLLQILEEDFKVLKKKISLKKPFNINIKSEIENYIQKVEEVDEDLGQYPEENLINNDVYEKISFIGELRYKISIYENKKNVEDYKEQIFNKKEQLVELESKIVDVSENRVLFVNLLESLIQNYLEEVGDALGIYEGYKAVFNYTNKSLGLRKPNSLSISNVGSSSNHLFMHLCLFLSLHEASVIQKSEYIPQYLILDQPSRPYYGDEKDFDDDDGVWNNSIVETDKYKIRKAMQLLNDFIDKLNSEYKEDFQIILLEHIPGKVWEGLDNFHLVEEFRNGNALIRNSDEMV; encoded by the coding sequence ATGAGATTTATATTTAAACAATTAACTCTTTGGTTAAATAATGGCTCAATTAGAAAACTCGAGTTTGAAGAGAATAAAGTAAATGTTATAACTGGTGCAAGTGGAACTGGGAAAACAGAAATAATGGCTATTATTGATTACTGTTTTTTTGCATCAGAGACAAAAATAGCTGAGGAAAAGATAAATGAAAATGTTAATTGGTATGGTGTAACTTTTGAAATAAATAAGTCTACTTATACGATTGCTAGAAAAAGCTTTACAGACAAAAAAGTCTCTGATACATATTACTTCTCTCCTGTTGGCGAGATTCCCGAATTACCTTTTGAAAATAATAATACAGATAACATAAAAAAGGTTATTGAAAACGAATTTTCTATAGATAAAAACGTGGTTATTCCATACGGAGGAAGACATATTAAAGCAGGAACTAAAGTATCTTTTAAATATTTCCAATTATTCACAAGTCAATCGGAAAATGTAATTGTTAATAGTGAAGTGTATTTTGATAAACAGAATAAAGGGAGATATAGGGAAGCGCTTGAAAGGGTGTTTGATATTGCTTTTAAAATAGATACTGTTGAAAATATGTTGATTGATGAAAAAGTTACTAGTTTGACTAGAGATATTAATAGACTAGAAAGAAAACAAACAATAATTGATAGCGAAAAAAGTCTATTCGAAAACGATATGAAAAGGGATATAAAAAGAGCTAGAGAGTTACAATTAATTTCAAATGAATATATACCTGCGAACATGTACTTGGACAGTTTAAAAGAAATAACTAAAACAGTATATAGTTTTGATATTAATAAGGATAAAGAAGAATTAGTACGTAAGAAGAGTGATTTGTTATTAAAAATAAAAAATCTAAAAAGACTTGAAAATGAATACAAAAAATATATTGAAGTAGAGAAAAGCAATTATGATAGTTTAAAACCTGTAAACTATATAAAAGAGAATTATTATGGTTTGCTGAACTTTCCAGAGACGGCAATGCTTTTGCAAATATTGGAAGAGGATTTTAAGGTTTTAAAGAAAAAAATTAGTTTAAAGAAACCATTCAATATTAATATAAAAAGCGAAATAGAAAATTATATACAGAAGGTTGAGGAAGTTGATGAAGATTTAGGTCAATATCCTGAAGAGAATTTAATTAATAATGATGTTTACGAAAAAATATCATTTATTGGCGAATTAAGATATAAAATAAGTATTTATGAGAATAAAAAGAATGTGGAAGATTATAAAGAACAAATATTCAATAAAAAAGAACAATTGGTAGAGTTGGAGAGCAAAATAGTTGATGTAAGTGAAAATAGAGTTTTATTTGTGAACTTATTAGAAAGTTTAATTCAAAATTATTTGGAGGAAGTTGGCGATGCTTTAGGTATATATGAAGGATATAAAGCAGTATTTAATTATACTAATAAGTCACTTGGTTTAAGAAAACCTAATTCACTGTCTATTTCCAATGTAGGGAGTAGTTCGAATCACTTGTTTATGCACCTTTGCCTATTTCTGTCTTTACATGAAGCAAGTGTTATTCAGAAATCGGAGTATATACCGCAGTATTTAATATTAGACCAACCTAGCAGACCGTATTATGGCGATGAAAAAGATTTTGATGATGATGATGGGGTATGGAATAATAGTATAGTTGAAACTGATAAATATAAAATTAGAAAGGCTATGCAACTATTGAATGATTTTATTGATAAATTAAATTCTGAGTATAAAGAAGACTTTCAAATAATTTTATTGGAGCATATCCCTGGGAAGGTTTGGGAAGGATTAGATAATTTTCATTTAGTTGAAGAGTTTAGAAATGGAAATGCACTTATCAGAAATAGTGATGAGATGGTATAA
- a CDS encoding NAD(P)-dependent alcohol dehydrogenase: MKAIVCNKYGSPNVLELKEVEKPFPTKNQVLVKVHSTSLNFGNVVLLKGKPFLARFAFGLTKPKYSIPGGDIAGRVEAVGKDVKQFKVGDEVFGDLSGCGWGGFAEYVTVPENALALKPNNISFEEAAASPMAGVTALQGLRDKGKIKSGHKVLIYGASGGVGTFAVQIAKAFGAEVTGVCSTRNVEILRSIVADHIIDYSKERFSQHEGYYDLVLGVNGSNSLSAYKRVLKTNGIFVHVGGSEAQLYKTLFLGPFISMTGSKKISSLLQRANQKDLHDLKELLETGKVKPIIDKQFKLNEITEAFNYFQEGHAQGKVVISI; this comes from the coding sequence ATGAAAGCGATCGTTTGTAATAAATATGGTTCACCCAATGTACTTGAGTTAAAAGAGGTGGAAAAACCTTTCCCTACTAAGAATCAAGTATTGGTAAAGGTCCATTCAACATCTTTAAACTTTGGAAACGTCGTTCTTTTGAAAGGCAAACCCTTTTTAGCCCGTTTTGCCTTCGGATTAACGAAACCAAAATACTCGATTCCTGGAGGGGACATAGCTGGTAGAGTTGAAGCCGTTGGGAAAGACGTTAAGCAATTCAAAGTAGGAGATGAAGTATTTGGAGACCTCTCGGGTTGTGGGTGGGGTGGGTTTGCTGAATATGTTACAGTCCCCGAAAATGCTCTAGCCTTAAAGCCAAACAATATTTCCTTTGAGGAAGCAGCTGCCTCTCCTATGGCTGGTGTGACTGCCCTACAGGGACTACGTGATAAAGGGAAGATTAAATCGGGACATAAAGTATTAATTTATGGTGCGTCTGGTGGTGTTGGCACTTTTGCGGTACAAATTGCTAAAGCATTCGGTGCGGAAGTGACGGGTGTATGTAGTACAAGAAATGTAGAAATATTGCGTTCGATAGTGGCCGACCATATCATTGATTATTCAAAAGAGCGCTTCTCTCAGCATGAGGGTTATTATGATTTGGTTCTTGGCGTGAATGGCTCTAATTCCCTTTCCGCTTATAAACGGGTATTAAAAACAAATGGGATTTTTGTTCATGTAGGAGGTTCCGAGGCCCAACTTTATAAAACATTATTTCTTGGGCCTTTTATTTCAATGACTGGAAGCAAGAAAATAAGTAGCCTGTTGCAAAGAGCCAATCAGAAAGACTTACACGATTTAAAAGAATTACTTGAGACTGGTAAAGTAAAACCTATTATTGATAAGCAGTTTAAGTTAAATGAAATAACTGAGGCGTTCAATTATTTTCAAGAAGGTCACGCCCAAGGTAAAGTGGTGATTTCTATTTAA
- a CDS encoding flavodoxin family protein: MSIAVLYGGSRPNGNTETLTKIAIQGLDVEEIYLKEYTIEPIADKRHAEEGFQEINDDYNLIIDRILPHDILIFSTPIYWYSMTGTMKNFVDRWSQTLRDSNYPNFKKQMSQKRAYVIAVGGDNPYTKGLPMIQQFHHIFDFIGTRFEGYIIGEGNKPDDIIQDKKALSAAEQLRKELQ; this comes from the coding sequence GTGAGTATTGCAGTACTTTACGGAGGAAGCCGTCCAAACGGCAATACAGAGACACTAACGAAGATAGCCATTCAAGGACTAGATGTGGAAGAGATTTACTTGAAAGAGTATACGATTGAGCCTATAGCCGATAAGCGTCATGCTGAGGAAGGGTTTCAGGAAATCAATGATGATTACAACTTGATTATTGACCGGATTCTTCCGCATGATATTCTTATCTTTTCTACGCCGATTTATTGGTATAGCATGACTGGAACAATGAAAAACTTTGTGGATCGATGGTCACAAACTTTGAGAGACTCAAATTATCCAAACTTTAAAAAGCAAATGTCTCAAAAAAGGGCATACGTAATTGCAGTGGGTGGAGATAATCCGTACACAAAAGGTTTACCTATGATTCAGCAATTCCATCATATCTTTGATTTTATCGGTACACGTTTCGAAGGTTATATTATAGGTGAAGGAAACAAACCTGATGATATTATTCAAGATAAAAAAGCATTGTCTGCGGCCGAACAACTACGAAAAGAATTACAATGA